The DNA segment GGACACGtctgcatcttcatcgtGGTGACGAGTGGACATCTAACGATTGTGATCTTCTGATCGCGTCTAAAGGATCCACGCATCGATatgaaaaaagaaaaaaaaacCATCCTAATCCTTAGAtaccatatccatatccttctcctcatcctcccttatatcattcccctcttcctcctccttcaatgCCCTTTCAAAAATCTCAAAAGCCCTACCGACCTCTTCAAACTTATTATACAACACCACCGGACTCAACCTAATAACGTTCGGATacctctcatcacccaccaaaCCCCTTTTGAGCAACCTCGAGAACACCCTGGGCATCACTCCCTTATCCTCTGGTAAGAAGCTAATAGACAGCTGAGTCCCCCTGTATGGGTATTCTGGCGTGAGGATCTTGAATCCtactttcccttccttggGGTTATAGTATCTACTTGATCTTAATAGTTGTTCGAGGGTTCCTGTCAGGCGCTTACTCTTCTCTAACATCTTGGAGAACCCTACTTTATCGATGAGTTCCAACGTcgcgaggagagggatggaggaaAACACGGGTGTACAGGAATGTTGATAGCCTTTCGCACCTggggtgggggtgaaggtgggtaACATTTGGAATCTGGTGGCGGAGTCGTTGCCCCACCATCCTGCGAGGCTGTGTTTTCGCAAATCCATCAGTACATATCCATTCGGCGCAAGTGGTGTAGTCAGGATGAGTGGGGTAGGCATAGATAGTAGTTGGAGTAAGGAGGTATAATGGACTCACCGTCGTCCACCATCGTCCACGCCAAATTTTACGTAAAACCCACCTATACCAGCGGGTCCAGAATTCAAATACCTATGCAGATGCAAAGGTTCAGATCTCGTCAGATCTGTATTATCTCACCCCAGTTGATCGAGTACCAGAGGACAGGAGAGTTCGATCCTCTCACTCACTTGTATGTACACCACACCGCGAAGTCCACATCCCACTCATTCAATTTACATTCCACGTTACCTATCCCATGGGCCATATCTAATCCCAGTAGAGCACCGATGGAATGGACTTTGGGTGAGATAGAGGCGATATCGAATAGTTGACCGGTATAGTATTGAACAAGGGGCAGCCAGACTATTGAGATCTGCGAAGTGTAGTATATTAACATACAGGTCACGCCAGAGTCTTGAAGAATGATTCTGAACGAGAGAGGTAAGGTATGGAACATACGGTATCTTTGTTCTCCTCTATCACTTTTAGTATATCCTCGGTCCTCAAggtatcttccccttctctaGGTTCCAGCCCTATTATGGCATCTTCTATCTGTTGAGGAGAGAGGACAGCTTCGTGTAATTTGGGATGTGAATGTACAGCATACTAGATGCGTTATGACAAGTATACCtcaacatcagctcaacGTCCACATCACCCCGCGAGGATGCCACTGCCTTCGCTTGTAATCTATTTGTGATAAGAAGAACAGACCCACCCAATCACTCGGGAAACTACCCTTCTCAATGAcgatcttccatctctccttcGTCGGACGGTAGAAACTCGTAAATAGATTATGCATATTACTGGTCAAGGTCGAGCTGTGAGCCACCTCACTCTCCTTCGCTCCTACGAGTTTGGCCAGGTGAGGTGTGAGAGGCTGGTCGACATGCTTCCATGGTCTTTTGTGGGGGTGGGAGAAGTGGCCTGTTACGGAGCTGTATTGTATTGCTTGGATTAGCGGGTGGGGCAAACATCACGATGAAGGATTAGAAGtgatgatagatgggatatgaCTGAAGCGGTCTTGATAGACGTTGAGGTGTTGGTAGACCCACGATGTAGACCACACGTCCAGCTCTTCAATCATATGTTTCCTTGCTTTCTTACTCAACAGTCCCAACGAATTTCCACAGAAGTATATGGCTTCTCCATCTAAATAAACTCATTCGAGTCAGCTCCCATCACATTTGGAGGTGCGCATGAAGATCCAGCTGATATGAAAAGATATGCTACAGATATaagcactcacctccctcccctccacaAGCCTTGATATTAGGTATCTCAAACTCGTCTCTCGTCCAGTTCAGCGGATCCTGTTGATCCAACTTGATGAGATCGTCGATCGTGGGTATGTCCGAGCTAGTCATCTCGTACGGACGTCTATGTTCGTCTTCGAATTTCTTGGCACTAATGCCTGTATGATTCTCTTGCTGCACTGGCGTCTCTGGTTGGGCCGATTCTTCTGGGCGGTTACAAGAGCTTCTCCCATCTGCATGTCCATGTCTTATGAGTACAATTCATCAAGCGATGGAGAGGTTGCATCACGGAGATAATCGAGTCCGTCTTGTGGATTACGTAATGACAATCGAAACTGATCGGTTATGAAACCCGGGCATCTCAATCCCCGATTCCTTCCACAAGGTCTCTCTCTATCTGACTTATAGCCCAGCAACCTTGATTTGTTACTACGTGATCCTAAATTTTCTCATCAGAATAAAAGATACCTTCAGAACGATGTCAGAATCAGACCTCCTCCCAGGGCAGAACCTcgcccacctcctccctccctcgtGGAAAACAGAGGTCAGCAGATGGTACGCCGAGGACACACCTTCCTTCGATTGGGCAGGGTTCGTTGTCGGtgaggaagagcaggaagcTATTCTGTGGGGGAAGAGCGGGGTGAGTGATAATCGTATCTTGGTGTATATtcatgatgagagggattgaTCAGGTCGGACAAGCTGATGTTGTTTGTCGGATATAGGGTGTACTGGCTGGTGTACCGTTCTTTGACGAGGT comes from the Kwoniella bestiolae CBS 10118 chromosome 2, complete sequence genome and includes:
- a CDS encoding kynureninase; the protein is MTSSDIPTIDDLIKLDQQDPLNWTRDEFEIPNIKACGGEGDGEAIYFCGNSLGLLSKKARKHMIEELDVWSTSSVTGHFSHPHKRPWKHVDQPLTPHLAKLVGAKESEVAHSSTLTSNMHNLFTSFYRPTKERWKIVIEKGSFPSDWYAVHSHPKLHEAVLSPQQIEDAIIGLEPREGEDTLRTEDILKVIEENKDTISIVWLPLVQYYTGQLFDIASISPKVHSIGALLGLDMAHGIGNVECKLNEWDVDFAVWCTYKYLNSGPAGIGGFYVKFGVDDGGRRLAGWWGNDSATRFQMLPTFTPTPGAKGYQHSCTPVFSSIPLLATLELIDKVGFSKMLEKSKRLTGTLEQLLRSSRYYNPKEGKVGFKILTPEYPYRGTQLSISFLPEDKGVMPRVFSRLLKRGLVGDERYPNVIRLSPVVLYNKFEEVGRAFEIFERALKEEEEGNDIREDEEKDMDMVSKD